From the genome of Treponema denticola:
TTTAAATGTCGGCCGTATATTTTTGATTACCGTTGCATTTTTTTATTACATATTTATTTACAGCCATATGCCGTATCAGGATGCAATCCTCATTAAAATTTGGAATATAGATGTTCTTTCGGTTGTAATAAATATTTTAAATGCCCTTATAGTGATAGCTTTTTTTAAGATACTAAACATGCCTCAAATTCTTTACTTTGCAGTTATCAGTCTTATCTTTGTTTTTTTGAGCTTTGTGGATATTTATCTCCCCATAAAAAACGGAGGTATTTTAACCCTTCTTTGGGCTTTTTATTCTATAGCTTCTTTTGTTTATTATTTGCGGAAGGGAAGGGCTAGGATGGTTTATATTTCGCTTGGGCTGATAATCTTTGTTGCGGCAAAGCTGATTATTATTGACTTAAATACTTTGAATATTTTATCGAAGGTTATCACTTCCTTGGTGTTTGGCGCCGCCCTTCTTTTATTGAGTTATGCGATTCAACCCATGTTAAAAAAGTTTGGGAAACCTGAAATTGAAAAAACTGAAGAAAGTTAGAGAGCCTTAAAAAAAACTCTTTTTAAGGCTCTCTTGATCGGTTTAAATTTTATGACCGGTTTGCTTAAAGATAAAGGCGAAGATATCCGCCGTTTCTTCTATTATCTTTGCAGTGGGTTTGCCGGCTCCGTGGCCCGTTTTTTCGGTTATACGGATGAGGATAGGGTTTTCTCCCTTGTAAGTATCGTGCAAGGCTTGAGCATACTTAAATGAGTGTGCAGGAACAACCCTGTCATCATGGTCTCCCGTGCATACCATAATGGAAGGATAATTGATACCTTCTTTTACATTATGGAGGGGAGAGTAAGCATAAAGATATTCAAACATCTCCTTACTGTCCTCGCTGCTTCCGTATTCATCGACCCAAGCCCAGCCTATGGTAAAATGCTGGTAGCGGAGCATATCCATAACTCCAACCTGAGGGATTGCAACGGCAAAAAGATCAGGGCGTTGGTTTGTTACGGCTCCTATTAAAAGGCCTCCGTTTGAGCCTCCTTGAATTGCAAGTTTTTTGGTTGAAGTATATTTGTGTTCTATCAAATATTCTCCTGCTGCAATAAAATCGTCGAAGACATTTTGTTTTTTCATCTTTTTTCCGGCTGAGTGCCATGCTTCTCCGTATTCAAGACCGCCGCGTAAATTTACGCAGACAAAAATGCCGCCTTTTTCCAAAAAGGCCATTCTGGCTGCAGAAAAGGCGGGCGGAAGAGAAATAGCAAAGCCTCCGTACCCATACATAATCGTCGGGTTATTTCCGTCGAGTTTAATATCTTTTTTTGAAACAATGTGCATAGGAATCTTTGTTCCGTCCTTGCTCTTAAAAAAGACCTGTTCGCATTTAAAGTCTTCAGTGTTGATTGGAATGGCAGGAGCAAAAAAGTCTGTTAAACTGTTTGTTTTTATATCATAGCGTATGATTTTGTTGGGAGTTGTATAAGAGGTAAAATTGAAAAATAAAGAGTCTTCATTTTTTCGTGTTCCTGAAAAAGAAATACTTCCATTTGCAGGCAGATTTATTTTTGTGCCGTTTTTTCCATCAAGGCCGCAGATAAAGGCCTCATCCTGAACATCCCTCAAGTAAACCGTAAGAAGTTTTCCTCCGCAAAGGGCCGCGCTTGATAAAAGGCAGTCTTTTTGGGGAATCACTTCATCGATGGACTTTTCACTTATATTGTTTAAAGATGTCTTTACAACTCGGTAAAATGGAGCTTGTTTATTTGTTAATAAATATAAAAAGCCGTTTTCCGTTTCAAGGGGCCAGACACTGTCATTAAAATGAGTGTTGTATTGTTTAAAGCAGTTTGAACATTTAGGAAGGCCTTCGCTCAGATCTGCAACAAAGAGCATATTGCCCTCACTTCCTACTTCAAAAGCGGTAAGAAGGAGGGTTTTCTCGTCTTCAGTTGTACTTGCGGAAAAAGAGCGCAAGGGATGCTCCTTGTCCTCAAAAATAAGAAGGTCATCGCTTTCTTTTGTTCCAAGTTTATGGTATTTTAACTTTTGGAACTCATTTTTTTCGGTTAAAGATTTTCCTTTATCGGGAGCATCGTATGAGCTGTAAAAAAAGCCGTCCTTATACCATGCAATATTGGAAAATTTTACCCAGTGGATGTGTTCTCCCGTATCGGTTTTTTTTTCGGCATCAAAGACAAAGATTTCTTCCCAGTCGGAGCCGCTTCCCGATACGGAGTAGGCCATGTATTTTCCATCCTTGGAAAAGGCAATATTTTTTAAGGCCGTAGTTCCGTCCGCGCTTAGCTTATTCGGATCGAAAAAAACTTCAGGAGAGCTTTCCGCCTTTATGTTTCCGCTTTGGCGGTACATAATGCTTTGATTTTGTAAGCCTTCCGTTCTAAAAAAATAATAGAAATTTCCTGCCTTAAAAAGACCTGATCGTTTTTCATAATCCCAAATTTCTTCAAGCCGTTTTTTTAATTCCGCTCTAAAAGGAATCTTTGACAAAAAACTTTCGGTTTTTTTATTCTCTTCTTTAACCCAAGCTATGACTTCGGGTGCATTATCGTCTTCAAGCCATCGGTACGGGTCAGAAACGACGGTTCCAAAATAATTGTCGGAAACTTCCGATTTTTTATATTGCATAATCTTCTCCTATAAAAACTATAAAATCTTGATAAATAATAGAAGAAAGTTTGTTTTTGTTCAAGTAGTTTAAAAAAAACAAAAAAAATGCACTTTTTCGATATAAACCGCTTGACATTCTAAATTTTTGTGGTAAAATGGGTTTAAGTGGGAGAAAGTAGTAAAAAGTGGGTAATTTTGCAATGACCGGAGAATATAAGAATACTCTTGATGAAAAAGGAAGAATTATGTTTCCGGCTAAAATTCGTGCAGAATTACCCGACTCAAATTTGGTTATTACAAGAGGTGTAGGTAACTGTCTTTGGATTTTTACTGCGGATAAATGGAAAAAGTTTTCTGATGAGATCATGAAGAAAACTTCCCTATTTAAAGCTCAATCTTTGTTGGTTGTGAGGCGCTTAATTGCCCCGGCACAAGAAATTGAGGTTGATAAAAACGGCCGTATATCTATTCCCCAGAGCCTCCGCGAGTGTGCAGGGCTCGAAAAAGACTGCATTATTTTAGGTCTCGGTAAATGTTTTGAATTGTGGGACCTAAAACAATATGAAAAATATTTAAAGGAGAGTGAGCCGGATTTTTCTGAAGCTGCCGAAGCTTTGGGCGAAATAGGTTTTTAGGTCTTATGCAGCCAGTCCATACATCGGTCTTGCTTGAAGAATGTCTCGAATTCTTAAAACCCGATGCTTCCGATAATCTTTTTGTAGACGGAACATTGGGAGAAGGCGGACATACTGAAGCTTTTTTAAAAAGATATCCTCAACTGAATGCGATAGGCCTTGATGCCGATGTTTCTATTCAAGAACGGGCAAAAGAAAGGCTAAAACCCTTCGGTGAACGCATCCGATTTCACTTAGGCTGGTCCGATGAGTTTTTTAAAAACTATCCTAAAGATTCTGCTCCTCCGAATTTAATTCTTTTGGATTTAGGTATATCCATGTTTCACTATGAAAAATCGGGAAGGGGGTTTTCTTTTTCTTCTGACGAACCATTGGATATGAGGTTGAATCCTGAGCTTAGGCTGAGTGCCGCAGATATTATCAATTCTTATAATGAAAAAGATTTGGCGGATTTAATTTTTAATTATGGTGAAGAGCGTTATTCAAGAAAGATAGCTTCCCGTATAGTTGAGCAAAGAGCTGCGGCCGCTTTTAGTAATGCAAAAGAATTGGCCGATTGTATTTACAAGGCTGTTCCTCAAAATTATAGGCATGGAAAAATTCATCCTGCTACAAAAACTTTCCAAGCTCTTAGAATTGCCGTCAATGGAGAGTTAGATAGGCTCCCCCGTCTTTTGGAGGCTGCTTTTTCGGTTTTGGCTCCTAACGGACGGCTTGGAGTTATTACCTTTCATTCTCTTGAAGATAGAATTGTAAAGTTCTATTTTAAAGAATTAGGGAAAAGCTGTACCTGTCCCGAAAATATGCCGATATGTAAGTGCGGGGGCAGACCTAAAGCTGAAGTTTTAACAAAAAAAGCCGTTAAGGCTTCTGATGAGGAAATAAGGCTTAATCCGCCTTCAAGAAGTGCCCATCTTAGGGTTGTACGCAAAATTGATTATCGGGAGTTACAAAAATGAAAAAACTATGTGCTATTGTTTTAACCTTACTTATACCTCTTTTTTTGTTTGCCGTAGTATTACAGTCTTCAAGATACGCGGCTGTGGAAAGGGAATTGGCGGATTATAATAAGGAACAGGCTAGAATTGTAGAAGAAAATAAAAAGAAAATTTCCGGTATTTCAATTTTGTCAAAACCGGAGCGTATCGAAAAAATCGCTGTTGAAGAGCTAAAAATGAGAAAGGCTTTGTCGAGTGAGATTTTGCGGGTTTCAATTTCAAAGGAGAATAAAGATGGATAAAGAAAACTGCAAGACAAATTTAGAATATTCTCTTATGACTCTTGAGGAATTGCTTACAAGTATCGGTGCAAGGCTTGTTTATAAATCCGATACCTCTAAGGCTTTTTCATCAGTAGCTATAGACAGCCGTAATGGAAAAAATAATTCTCTTTTTATTCCTCTGCGCGGTGAAAAGCAGGATGGTCATAGCTATATAGAATCTGCTTTAAAGAAGGGAGCTAAATTTTTTGTTGTTGACTTTGATCATCTTAATGAAAATGAAACTACATTATTGTCATTGTGTAAAAACTATGCTGCTTCATGCGTTGCCGTAAAAAATAACTTAAAGGCTTTGCAGGATGCTGCAAGATATTATTTGTCGAAATTTCCCAATCTTTATAAAATAGGTATTACGGGGTCAAGCGGGAAAACAACTACAAAAGAAATTTTAGCTTCAATATATTCTCAAAAATATAATACCGTATCGACAAAGGGGAATTTAAATTCCGAAACGGGTTTGCCTCTTTCCGTTTTTGAAGTACGGCCCGAACATGAAGCCGGAATATTTGAGCTCGGCATGAACCGTAAGGGGGAAATAGCCGAAATAGCAAGCGTTCTTTTACCAAACGCCGCTATAATTACAAATATAGGAACTGCCCATATCGGAATTCTCGGCACAAAGCAGGCAATTGCTGAGGAAAAAAAAGAAATTTTTTCTTTTTTTAAAGATGATTCTTTAGGCTTTATTCCTGACTGTGAGTTTACGGATTTCTTAAAAGATATTCCTCATGGTTCTGTTTTTACGGTTTCAGATAATGATTCTTCATTGGTGCAAAATGTTGAAGATGCCGGTGTATCAGGTTCTAAAATTTTTTATAAAGGAGAAAAAATTTTATTTCCATTACCGGGAGTATATAATGTAAAAAATGCTCTTTTATGTATAGCCTTGGCGGAGAAGAAAGGTTTTTCGGCTAAGGAAATTAAATCAGGTTTAGAAGCCGTGCAGCCTCTGTTTGGTAGATCGCAGGTTTTGCACGGCTTTGTAACCTATTTTTTGGATTGTTATAATGCAAATCCCGACTCGATGGAAAGCGCAATCAGGTTTTGTAATTCTTTAGACACAGGATCTAAAAAACATTATGTTTTGGCATCTATGCTTGAGCTTGGAAAAGAGTCTGACTATGAGCATAAAAAAATAATTGAAGAAGCATTAAAATCCAATGCAGATAATTTATATCTTTTTGGAGATGATATTTGCTTCGCTTGTGAAGGTATAAAATTTGATGGTCCTAAAAAAATATATAAGTTTAAAACAAATGAATTCGATGTATTAAAAGAACGGCTTAAAGAAAATTTATCTCAGGGTGATTTTGTTTTATTAAAAGGTTCAAGGTCAATGGAGCTTGAAAGGTTGGAGTCTATTTTAAAGGAAGGGGATAGTTAAATGGTAAAACATATTATTGCGAAAAAAAATATAAATTCCGAAAAATATGATTTTGTTTTTGCTATGTCTATCCTTCTTCTTTTTGGTGTGGGCTTTGCAACATTGTATTCCGGTTCCATTTATTATGCTCAGCGTCTTTTTGACGATCACCTTTATTTTGTAGCGAAGCAAATAAAACATTTTATTGCCGGATTCATTTTTATGATGTTCTTTATCCTTATAGATTTTTCTGTATTAAGGAAAGCTCTTCCGTTTATAATGCTTGGAACTTTTATCCTTTGTATTTTACCTTTTGTTCCGGGGGTAGGCGAAGAAAGGAATGGAGCTTTAAGGTGGATTAATATTGCAGGTTTTACATTTCAACCTTCAGAGATGGTTAAACTTTCTTTGATATTGTTTTTAGCTAATTTTTTTGACAAGAAGAACGGTAAATATGATGAGCCTTTGATTTCTATAATAGCTCCTTTTATTATCACCTCTCTATTTGTATTTCTGGTGTATTTGGGAAATGATTTTTCTTCTTCCTTCTTTATTTTGATTATTTCGATTGTGATGTTTTTTATAGCAGGCGTTCCGCTTTTATGGTTTTTAAAAGGTTTATTTTGTTTTTTACCTATTTTAATTTTAATGGTTATAACAAAAGAATACCGTATGGAGCGTCTTCTTTCATTTTTTGACCCTTCCAGAAGTCCATTGAGTTCAGGATTTCAAATTCAGGCTTCTCTTAGTGCATTAACAAGCGGAGGACTTTGGGGGCAAGGTTTGGGAAATGGTGTCCGTAAGATAGCCAGTGTTCCTGAAATATATTCGGATTTTATCTTTGTAGTTTGGGCGGAAGAAATGGGTTTTATAGGTGTTGTTTTTTATATTGCGCTGCTTGCAATTTTTGCGATTTTCGGATACCGCATTTCTTTTAGATGTAAAAGCCGTTTCGGTGCCTATGCATCATTTGGGGCTGTAACATGTATTTTAGTACAATCGCTTGTAAACTGCGCTGTCGTTTCAAAGCTTCTTCCCGCTACCGGAATACCTTTACCTTTTTTCTCATCCGGAGGTTCATCTTTACTTGTTACTTTTTGCTTATGCGGTTTAGTTTTAAATGCATCCGGGTATGTAAATAAAAAAGGAGAAATAAATGGCTGATATTTTATATACATGGAAAAAAGAAGAATACTCAGGTTCTAATATTACCGAAGAAAAAAGAACTCGCACATATAAGGCGGCAAATATAAAATCAATTATAATTAAATTTTTTATTATAACTTTTATTTTGTTTTTAATAGGTGAAGCCGTTTTTTATGCAATTATTTTACCGTATAATTCGATAGCATCAGTTAAGATTTCCGGTTGTTATGATTTAACTTCGGTGGAAGTAAAAAAGCTTGCAGGTATAGATGGTAATACAAGATGGTTTAATATAAATTCCGGAGAAATTTCTAAAAGATTAGTATCCTATCCGGCTATTGCTTCAGCTACAGTTGAAAAAATATTTCCGGATAAAGTTTTAATAAAGATACTTGAAAGAAAGGCTGTTGCAGTTTCTTTTATAGAGCTTGACGGTAGAATGATTCCTATGGAGATTGATAGTTATGGAGTAATTTTTCGAATAGGCTCTCCTATAATTAAATCAAACTTACCCATTATCACAGGGCTTACTTTTAAAAATCCTCGTGAAGGTATGCAAATTAATGAAAAGCTGTCTCAATTATTTATTCAGTTGGATGTTTTACAAAAAAAACACCCTGTTTTATTAAACGAGATTTCTGAGATAAAAATCCAGCCTAAAAAATACGGCGGTTATGATTTGGTTATTTATCCTTTAAGAAGCAGGCTTTCGATAATAACTAATAAGTCTTTAACAGAAGAATCTTTACGGTATATGATGCTTATCATTGATGTAGTTAAAGATATCAGTTTGGATAAGGGTATTATTGGAATCGATTTACGTGGTGCTAATGCCGTTTATATAAAAAGAGAGGCTAAAGATGAATAATGATATAATTGTCGGATTGGATATAGGAACAAAGAATATTAGAGTTGTTGTTGCCGAAAAAAATGAAGAGAGTCATTTACAGGTTGTCGGTATAGGAATAAGTGCTTCAACAGGAATGAGAAAGGGTGTTGTAACAAATATTGAAAGTACTGTTCAAGGTATAAATAAAGCTGTTGAAGCAGCTGAGGTTATGTCGGGAATAGATATAAGTCATTGTGTTATAGGTTTAGGCGGTGTTCATATAGAAGGTTTGAATTCTCGCGGAGTCTTTCCTATAAGAGATAAGGGAAAAAATAACAGAGAGATAGACCGTTCCGATATTGAGGCTGTTATCAATTCAGCGAAAGCGGTGGTTATTCCGATGGATAGACAAATAATTCATGTGATACCTCAATCTTATACTGTAGATAAACAGCGGGGGATTAAAGATCCTATTAATATGATCGGTGTAAGACTTGAAGCTGAGGTTCATGTAATTACAGGAGCTGTAACATCCATAAAGAATATACCTAATTGTGTTACAAGAGCTAATTTAAATATAGACGGATTAATGCATAACGGCTTGGCTGATGTTAGATCTGTAATGACAAAGGATGAGCAAGACTTAGGTTCTATTTTGATTGATATTGGTGCAGGAACAACAGATATAGTTGTTATGCAAAATGGAGGACCTATTATGACGGCATCTTTGCCTGTCGGCGGTATGCAAGTTACAAATGACTTGGCCGTTGTAAAAAATATCCCATTTGATACTGCTGAAAAAATAAAAATATCAAGCGGCTGCTGTTGGAGTCCTTTTGTAGAACATGATGAACAGGTGCTGCTGCCTGCCTTCGGGGGCCGAGGCCCTGAAGAAATATATCGAATGGAAATATGCGAAATACTACAAGCTAGAATGGCTGAAATTTTCGTAATGGTAAAAAATAAGGTGGATACACTTACTCAAGGTATTCATCTTGGCGGTTCTGTCGTAATATGCGGAGGCGGCGCCCTCCTGAACGGTACAACAGAGTTGGCTGACGAAATATTCGGAATGCAGTCGGCAAGATTGGGAATCCCGCCAACTATCGGAGGGGTTGGAGGAGAATATCGAAGTCCGGAATTTGCTTCAGTGGTAGGATTGATATTGCATGCATTTGATGATCAGAGCAAAAACGGAGAAGTTTCAAATCTTAGAAATGAAAAATCTGGATTTGTTGTTTCAAAAATTAAAAATCTTCTAAAAGAATTATTTTAAAATTGCATACGGGAGGGAAAATGGGTATGTTATATGAAGTTATAGAAGCTAATGAAAAAAAAGACTTGGTTGGAGCTGAAACGCCGGCTATAATAAAAGTTATAGGTGCAGGCGGAGGCGGGTCTAATGCCGTAAACAGAATGATGTCGAGCAGTATGAGGTATGTAGATTTTATAGTTGCAAATACTGATCTCCAAGCCTTAAATCATTCAAATGCTCCTTTAAAATTACCTATAGGAACTAAGATTACCAAGGGTTTAGGTTCAGGAGGTGATCCTGAAATAGGCGAGCAAGCTGCTATCGAAGACCGTGAGGCTATAGCAAATGCTATAAAGGATGCAGATATGCTTTTTATCACTGCAGGAATGGGCGGAGGTACGGGAACAGGTTCGGCGCCGATTATTGCAGAAATTGCAAAAGAGCAGGGGATCTTAACTGTTGCCGTAGTTACAAAACCTTTTACTTTTGAAGGGCGTAAAAGAATGGCTCTTGCTGAAGAAGGTATAAAAAAATTAAAGGAATCGGTTGATACGGTAATTACTATTCCCAATCAGCATCTTTTAAAAATGGTAGATCCGTCTACACCTGTTGTAGAAGCTTTTAAAAAAGCTGATGATGTCTTGCGTCAGGCCGTTCAAGGTATTTCCGATTTGATTTATCAACATGGAGAAGTAAATGTTGATTTAGCTGATGTTAAATCAGTAATGAAGGCTCAAGGAAATGCTCATATGGGTGTCGGTGTCGGTGAAGGACAGAATAGGGCCGTGGATGCTGCAACGAATGCAATAAATAATCCCCTTTTGGAAGAAGCTAGAGTTGAAGGTGCTCAAAATATTTTGGTAAATATTTGCGGTGATGAGAAGTTAAGCATGCATGAAATACAAGAAATAATGGAAATTATAACGGCAAGCGCCGATCCGGATGCAGCTATATTTTTTGGAGCAACTATTGATCAGGCTGTAGAAAATAAGGTTGTTGTTACATTGATCGCAACCGGATTTAGATCCAATGACACTTTTTCTATTGATGAAATAAATGCCAATTTAAAATCTATGCGTGAAGAGGAAGAAAAAAAAGGCTTAAATGACAGTTCTTTTATGACATCTACTGAGTGGGCTACTATAAATAAGACAAAACCTCCCGTACTTTCTGGGCTTGGTTCAAGAAATAGAGCAGAGCCTTCTTCTTCAAAAGAGTATGTCAATATTTATAATGAAAAAAAAGCTCCTTCTTTTAGTGCAATGGTTCCTCCGGTAGAATCCGATTTGGAAACACCGACATATTACAGAAATCAAAACAGGCTAAGGTAAAGGAGGGTAAGACACTGTCAACTATACAGCTTCGGGCATTTTATGGATTTTTAATTTCTGCAGAATCTCATTCGCGGTCAACTGCACAGACCTATGTGAATACTTTGCAGTTATTTCAAGAGCAGTTTCCTAAAATTTCAATTGAAAATGCTACAGAAGCCGACTGTATTGATTTTATTTTACAAAGATCTAAATCAGGAATTATGGCTAAAACTATTGCCAAGGATATTGCAGCTCTTAATTCCTTTTTTAGGTTTTTAATTATCGAAGGAGTTAGAAAAGATAATCCAAGCGAGAGTATTGAAAGACCTAAAAGGGAAAAGACTTTGCCCAGAGTTTTATCTCCGGATGAAGTAGATAACCTTTTTGCTGCAATTCCTTTGGATTCGCCTAATAATATAAGGGATAGAGCTTTGTTTGAGCTTATTTATTCGGCAGGACTCAGGGTCAGCGAGATAGTTAATTTAAATTTAAAAGATATTTTTTATGATGAAGACTTAATTAAGGTTACCGGAAAAGGAAATAAAGAAAGAATTGTGCCTTTTGGAAGCGCTGCAAAGTAC
Proteins encoded in this window:
- a CDS encoding prolyl oligopeptidase family serine peptidase codes for the protein MQYKKSEVSDNYFGTVVSDPYRWLEDDNAPEVIAWVKEENKKTESFLSKIPFRAELKKRLEEIWDYEKRSGLFKAGNFYYFFRTEGLQNQSIMYRQSGNIKAESSPEVFFDPNKLSADGTTALKNIAFSKDGKYMAYSVSGSGSDWEEIFVFDAEKKTDTGEHIHWVKFSNIAWYKDGFFYSSYDAPDKGKSLTEKNEFQKLKYHKLGTKESDDLLIFEDKEHPLRSFSASTTEDEKTLLLTAFEVGSEGNMLFVADLSEGLPKCSNCFKQYNTHFNDSVWPLETENGFLYLLTNKQAPFYRVVKTSLNNISEKSIDEVIPQKDCLLSSAALCGGKLLTVYLRDVQDEAFICGLDGKNGTKINLPANGSISFSGTRKNEDSLFFNFTSYTTPNKIIRYDIKTNSLTDFFAPAIPINTEDFKCEQVFFKSKDGTKIPMHIVSKKDIKLDGNNPTIMYGYGGFAISLPPAFSAARMAFLEKGGIFVCVNLRGGLEYGEAWHSAGKKMKKQNVFDDFIAAGEYLIEHKYTSTKKLAIQGGSNGGLLIGAVTNQRPDLFAVAIPQVGVMDMLRYQHFTIGWAWVDEYGSSEDSKEMFEYLYAYSPLHNVKEGINYPSIMVCTGDHDDRVVPAHSFKYAQALHDTYKGENPILIRITEKTGHGAGKPTAKIIEETADIFAFIFKQTGHKI
- the mraZ gene encoding division/cell wall cluster transcriptional repressor MraZ; translation: MTGEYKNTLDEKGRIMFPAKIRAELPDSNLVITRGVGNCLWIFTADKWKKFSDEIMKKTSLFKAQSLLVVRRLIAPAQEIEVDKNGRISIPQSLRECAGLEKDCIILGLGKCFELWDLKQYEKYLKESEPDFSEAAEALGEIGF
- the rsmH gene encoding 16S rRNA (cytosine(1402)-N(4))-methyltransferase RsmH translates to MQPVHTSVLLEECLEFLKPDASDNLFVDGTLGEGGHTEAFLKRYPQLNAIGLDADVSIQERAKERLKPFGERIRFHLGWSDEFFKNYPKDSAPPNLILLDLGISMFHYEKSGRGFSFSSDEPLDMRLNPELRLSAADIINSYNEKDLADLIFNYGEERYSRKIASRIVEQRAAAAFSNAKELADCIYKAVPQNYRHGKIHPATKTFQALRIAVNGELDRLPRLLEAAFSVLAPNGRLGVITFHSLEDRIVKFYFKELGKSCTCPENMPICKCGGRPKAEVLTKKAVKASDEEIRLNPPSRSAHLRVVRKIDYRELQK
- a CDS encoding cell division protein FtsL → MKKLCAIVLTLLIPLFLFAVVLQSSRYAAVERELADYNKEQARIVEENKKKISGISILSKPERIEKIAVEELKMRKALSSEILRVSISKENKDG
- a CDS encoding UDP-N-acetylmuramoyl-tripeptide--D-alanyl-D-alanine ligase; translation: MDKENCKTNLEYSLMTLEELLTSIGARLVYKSDTSKAFSSVAIDSRNGKNNSLFIPLRGEKQDGHSYIESALKKGAKFFVVDFDHLNENETTLLSLCKNYAASCVAVKNNLKALQDAARYYLSKFPNLYKIGITGSSGKTTTKEILASIYSQKYNTVSTKGNLNSETGLPLSVFEVRPEHEAGIFELGMNRKGEIAEIASVLLPNAAIITNIGTAHIGILGTKQAIAEEKKEIFSFFKDDSLGFIPDCEFTDFLKDIPHGSVFTVSDNDSSLVQNVEDAGVSGSKIFYKGEKILFPLPGVYNVKNALLCIALAEKKGFSAKEIKSGLEAVQPLFGRSQVLHGFVTYFLDCYNANPDSMESAIRFCNSLDTGSKKHYVLASMLELGKESDYEHKKIIEEALKSNADNLYLFGDDICFACEGIKFDGPKKIYKFKTNEFDVLKERLKENLSQGDFVLLKGSRSMELERLESILKEGDS
- the ftsW gene encoding putative lipid II flippase FtsW, producing MVKHIIAKKNINSEKYDFVFAMSILLLFGVGFATLYSGSIYYAQRLFDDHLYFVAKQIKHFIAGFIFMMFFILIDFSVLRKALPFIMLGTFILCILPFVPGVGEERNGALRWINIAGFTFQPSEMVKLSLILFLANFFDKKNGKYDEPLISIIAPFIITSLFVFLVYLGNDFSSSFFILIISIVMFFIAGVPLLWFLKGLFCFLPILILMVITKEYRMERLLSFFDPSRSPLSSGFQIQASLSALTSGGLWGQGLGNGVRKIASVPEIYSDFIFVVWAEEMGFIGVVFYIALLAIFAIFGYRISFRCKSRFGAYASFGAVTCILVQSLVNCAVVSKLLPATGIPLPFFSSGGSSLLVTFCLCGLVLNASGYVNKKGEING
- a CDS encoding cell division protein FtsQ/DivIB produces the protein MADILYTWKKEEYSGSNITEEKRTRTYKAANIKSIIIKFFIITFILFLIGEAVFYAIILPYNSIASVKISGCYDLTSVEVKKLAGIDGNTRWFNINSGEISKRLVSYPAIASATVEKIFPDKVLIKILERKAVAVSFIELDGRMIPMEIDSYGVIFRIGSPIIKSNLPIITGLTFKNPREGMQINEKLSQLFIQLDVLQKKHPVLLNEISEIKIQPKKYGGYDLVIYPLRSRLSIITNKSLTEESLRYMMLIIDVVKDISLDKGIIGIDLRGANAVYIKREAKDE
- the ftsA gene encoding cell division protein FtsA, with translation MNNDIIVGLDIGTKNIRVVVAEKNEESHLQVVGIGISASTGMRKGVVTNIESTVQGINKAVEAAEVMSGIDISHCVIGLGGVHIEGLNSRGVFPIRDKGKNNREIDRSDIEAVINSAKAVVIPMDRQIIHVIPQSYTVDKQRGIKDPINMIGVRLEAEVHVITGAVTSIKNIPNCVTRANLNIDGLMHNGLADVRSVMTKDEQDLGSILIDIGAGTTDIVVMQNGGPIMTASLPVGGMQVTNDLAVVKNIPFDTAEKIKISSGCCWSPFVEHDEQVLLPAFGGRGPEEIYRMEICEILQARMAEIFVMVKNKVDTLTQGIHLGGSVVICGGGALLNGTTELADEIFGMQSARLGIPPTIGGVGGEYRSPEFASVVGLILHAFDDQSKNGEVSNLRNEKSGFVVSKIKNLLKELF
- the ftsZ gene encoding cell division protein FtsZ, which codes for MLYEVIEANEKKDLVGAETPAIIKVIGAGGGGSNAVNRMMSSSMRYVDFIVANTDLQALNHSNAPLKLPIGTKITKGLGSGGDPEIGEQAAIEDREAIANAIKDADMLFITAGMGGGTGTGSAPIIAEIAKEQGILTVAVVTKPFTFEGRKRMALAEEGIKKLKESVDTVITIPNQHLLKMVDPSTPVVEAFKKADDVLRQAVQGISDLIYQHGEVNVDLADVKSVMKAQGNAHMGVGVGEGQNRAVDAATNAINNPLLEEARVEGAQNILVNICGDEKLSMHEIQEIMEIITASADPDAAIFFGATIDQAVENKVVVTLIATGFRSNDTFSIDEINANLKSMREEEEKKGLNDSSFMTSTEWATINKTKPPVLSGLGSRNRAEPSSSKEYVNIYNEKKAPSFSAMVPPVESDLETPTYYRNQNRLR
- a CDS encoding site-specific tyrosine recombinase, whose product is MSTIQLRAFYGFLISAESHSRSTAQTYVNTLQLFQEQFPKISIENATEADCIDFILQRSKSGIMAKTIAKDIAALNSFFRFLIIEGVRKDNPSESIERPKREKTLPRVLSPDEVDNLFAAIPLDSPNNIRDRALFELIYSAGLRVSEIVNLNLKDIFYDEDLIKVTGKGNKERIVPFGSAAKYWLKKYILEARTELLKPKHPENSLTSGSVFLNNRGAALTRKGIWKRINALSNFSGIETKVHTLRHSYATHLLAGGADLRSVQCLLGHSDISTTQVYTHIEDKSLQMYHNKFFDTKKLERGIK